Proteins encoded by one window of Salvia splendens isolate huo1 chromosome 14, SspV2, whole genome shotgun sequence:
- the LOC121766050 gene encoding biogenesis of lysosome-related organelles complex 1 subunit 1-like yields the protein MERSHQVEAGSLEASLLQMVSDHNHAAIELRERTEKAKKEAIQTAIRVSDLLVKSVDGGVREVFINEERIDKEIQALTASITRFSKQNDQWLAASHALNTAVKEIGDFENWMKTMELDCKSISAAICNIYQT from the exons ATGGAGCGATCGCATCAGGTGGAAGCGGGGAGTCTCGAAGCTTCTCTGCTTCAAATGGTCAGCGATCACAATCACGCCGCGATTGAACTGCGGGAACGAACTG AGAAAGCAAAGAAAGAAGCTATTCAGACTGCAATACGAGTGTCGGATCTGCTGGTTAAATCCGTTGATGGTGGGGTGCGTGAGGTCTTCATCAACGAGGAGCGAATTGATAAGGAAATTCAAGCATTGACAGCAAGTATCACACGATTCTCAAAGCAGAACGATCAGTGGCTTGCAGCATCTCATGCTCTTAACACCGCTGTCAAG GAAATTGGAGATTTCGAGAACTGGATGAAGACGATGGAGCTCGACTGTAAAAGCATTAGTGCAGCAATCTGTAACATTTACCAAACATGA
- the LOC121766048 gene encoding pentatricopeptide repeat-containing protein At4g14850-like, with the protein MSLLSPKSLATLVESAVSAQSPRLGRAAHARIVKTLGVALEAFLSNHLIHMYSKLDRPDSARAVLSLTSPEFRSVVTWTSLIAGDVGNGHYPSAISTFATMRRDGLQPNDFTFPCLFKAAAGLHAPLLGKQLHALAVKLLLIGDAFVACSAFDMYSKTRLLFDADKLFDQMSQRNIAMWNASISNSVLNGKPREGIFRFLELLRSGEAAPNSISFCAFLNACSDGRFLAQGRQLHGYLIKGGHEGDVSVGNGLVDFYGKCGEVGFSEKVFEKMSERNKVSWGSMLAVFEQNDMGEMACALFLKIRRAGVEPTDFMVSSVLSACASLAALETGRLAHGLAVKACVDDNIFVGSALVDMYGKCGSIEDCERVFVALPRRNLVCWNALIGGYAHQGRADMALGMFREMIERRDSEGLVPNYVTFVCVLSACSRGGMVEVGMEVFNSMREKHGVEPRAEHYACVVDILGRAGQVERAYQAIKEMRVKPTISIWGALLNACKMHGKPELGKMAAENLFKLDPQDSGNHVVLSNMLAAAGRWDEANVVREEMKEVGIKKGAGCSWISVKNDVHVFQAKDASHSRNAEIQAMLGKLKRELKAAGYVPDTKMALYDLEDEEKESEVWSHSEKLALAFGLIALPPGVPIRITKNLRICVDCHSAIKFISRIVGREIIVRDNNRFHRFVDNQCSCGDYW; encoded by the coding sequence ATGTCACTCCTCAGCCCTAAATCGCTGGCGACGCTGGTGGAATCCGCCGTCTCTGCCCAATCCCCACGCCTCGGCAGAGCCGCCCACGCCCGAATCGTGAAAACCCTAGGCGTAGCTCTAGAGGCATTCCTATCCAATCACCTCATCCACATGTATTCCAAACTCGATCGGCCCGATTCGGCCCGAGCGGTCCTCTCCCTCACAAGCCCCGAATTCCGCTCCGTCGTCACCTGGACCTCCCTCATCGCCGGCGATGTCGGGAACGGCCACTACCCATCCGCCATCTCAACTTTCGCCACAATGCGCCGCGACGGCCTCCAGCCCAACGATTTCACCTTCCCTTGCTTGTTCAAAGCGGCGGCGGGGCTCCACGCGCCGCTCCTCGGGAAGCAGCTCCACGCCCTCGCGGTGAAGCTGCTCCTGATCGGCGACGCGTTCGTCGCGTGCAGCGCATTCGACATGTACAGCAAGACGAGGCTTTTATTCGACGCGGACAAATTGTTTGATCAAATGTCGCAGAGAAACATAGCCATGTGGAACGCCAGCATTTCGAATTCGGTGTTAAACGGAAAGCCGCGTGAGGGAATTTTTAGGTTTCTGGAGCTCCTCCGCAGCGGCGAGGCTGCTCCGAATTCAATTTCCTTCTGTGCTTTCTTGAATGCGTGCTCGGATGGACGGTTCTTGGCTCAAGGGCGGCAGTTGCACGGATATCTGATCAAAGGAGGGCACGAAGGTGACGTCTCCGTGGGAAACGGGCTGGTCGACTTCTATGGGAAATGTGGCGAAGTTGGCTTCTCGGAGAAAGTATTTGAGAAGATGAGCGAGCGGAATAAGGTTTCTTGGGGTTCAATGTTGGCTGTGTTTGAACAAAATGATATGGGAGAGATGGCTTGCGCCTTGTTTCTGAAGATCCGAAGGGCGGGAGTTGAGCCTACGGACTTCATGGTCTCGAGTGTGCTCAGTGCGTGTGCAAGCCTGGCTGCGCTTGAGACGGGTAGACTGGCTCATGGTTTAGCAGTGAAGGCTTGTGTTGATGACAATATATTCGTGGGGAGCGCGTTGGTGGACATGTATGGGAAGTGTGGAAGTATCGAGGATTGTGAGAGGGTCTTCGTCGCGCTGCCTAGGAGGAACTTGGTGTGTTGGAATGCACTGATTGGTGGATACGCTCATCAAGGGCGTGCGGACATGGCGTTGGGAATGTTCAGGGAGATGATCGAGAGGAGGGACTCCGAAGGCTTAGTGCCTAACTACGTCACCTTCGTGTGCGTGTTGAGTGCTTGCAGCAGAGGGGGGATGGTGGAGGTCGGGATGGAGGTGTTCAACTCCATGAGGGAGAAGCACGGTGTCGAGCCCAGGGCAGAGCATTACGCGTGCGTGGTGGATATACTAGGCCGGGCTGGGCAGGTCGAACGGGCCTATCAAGCCATCAAGGAGATGAGAGTTAAACCTACAATCTCTATATGGGGAGCTCTACTAAATGCTTGTAAAATGCATGGTAAGCCAGAGCTAGGCAAGATGGCAGCTGAGAATCTGTTCAAACTCGACCCTCAAGACTCGGGGAACCACGTTGTCCTCTCGAACATGCTTGCGGCAGCGGGGAGGTGGGACGAGGCCAACGTGGTGAGGGAGGAGATGAAGGAGGTGGGGATCAAGAAAGGGGCAGGATGCAGTTGGATATCTGTGAAGAATGATGTCCATGTCTTTCAAGCAAAGGATGCATCACATAGTCGAAACGCTGAGATTCAAGCGATGCTAGGTAAGCTGAAGCGCGAACTCAAGGCTGCTGGTTACGTACCTGACACGAAGATGGCCTTGTACGACTTGGAGGACGAGGAGAAGGAGTCGGAGGTGTGGAGCCACAGTGAGAAACTCGCACTTGCTTTTGGCCTCATCGCTCTCCCTCCGGGCGTCCCTATAAGGATCACCAAGAATCTTAGGATCTGTGTGGATTGTCACAGTGCTATAAAGTTCATATCAAGAATTGTTGGCAGAGAGATTATAGTGAGAGATAACAACCGCTTTCATCGCTTTGTGGATAACCAGTGCTCATGTGGTGACTATTGGTGA